In the Sphingobacterium sp. PCS056 genome, GAAAGTTCCCGATAATGAATGGACAAAAACGAAAAAAGTCACGCTTAAAAATATGCTGAGCCATACTGCTGGATTCACTGTAAGCGGATTTCCCGGTTATACAATAAAAGATCCAATTCCCACAGCAGTTCAAGTATTGAATGGCGAAAAACCCTCTAATACGCCTATGGTTTTTGTTGATAAAATTCCTAGTACTAATTTTCGATATTCAGGAGGTGGATATACCGTGATGCAGCAAATGCTTGTGGATATTGAACAGAAGGACTTTACAACCATAATGCGTGAAAAAGTGCTCTTACCTCTTCATATGAAAAACAGTACTTTTGCACAACCACTTCCACCATCTATTGCTCAGTTTGCAGCAACAGCCTACAGCGCAGACGGAAAACGAGTGGAAGGTAGATATCATATCTATCCGGAGCAGGCTGCTGCAGGTTTGTGGTCTACTGCAGAAGATTATGCCAAATTTGTCATTGATATTCAAAATACATTGAGCGGCAAAAGCAATGTCATTATTTCCAAAAAGACGGCTGAGCAATTTACTAGTCCTTTCATACAATCATTTATAGGCTTAGGCATTTTTCTTGAAAATTATGACGGCGAGATGTATGTTTCCCATGGTGGCTGGAATGAAGGGTTCAGTAGCAGTTTTATTGGTAGTAAAACAAGTGGTGACGGAGTTGTAGTGCTTACGAATACCAACAAGCCTCTGTTTATCAATGAACTCGTCCGTTCCGTTGCTTTAACATACAGTTGGCCTAATTATATGGCACCTGCTCATAAAATTTTACCTTTAACCCAACAAGATCTAAATTCCTATTTAGGAAGATACAAGTATGATCAGTATGGGTTTATCAAAGTATATAAAGAAAATGGTAAACTGATGGCTGTTCAGAACTTAAATGATCCTACAGAACTGATTAAAGTTGGAGAAAATACATTCGCGATGCGCGACTGGAATTTTAAGGTGAGTTTTGTACAAGATACCATCTCAGGAAAGAAAGAACTCATACAGACGTTGGCTGATCAAACTATCCGGTCTAAAAATCCAAAATTAGTTAAAGATGAAATTGTACCCCTGGAATTAATTTTAGAAGGTCATTTTGAAAAGGCTTTACAAGCTTATCAAAGAGCAAAAAAAGAGGATAGTAATCATGAACAACTTTCAGAAGGGTTTCTGAATAGTATGGGATATGTACTGCTCCATCGGAATAAGACTGATCAAGCTATTGATCTTTTTAGAGTCAATACACACTTATATCCCAATAGTGAAAATGCATATGACAGCTTGGGAGAAGCTTATTTAAAAGCCGGTAATAAAAATAAAGCAAAGCAGAGTTATCAACAGTTAATTAAAATCAATCCTAAAAACGAACGTGCTACTCAGGTTTTACAAACGCTATAATAAAAAAAAACAAAAAATATAGCAACTCATGTGATGACTCTCAGTGAAGAAATATAAAAGATATGTGGATGTACCATTCATGGACATTTTTTGGACTTGAAAAACCTTTTGTAAGACACTTTGCAGTCGCTATTCGATACTATTGATAAATAAAAGTTTAGCGATATTTTATCCATGATTTTTTGAATAAGCAAAAAGTAAGAATTTATTCAGCAGCTCGCTACTGTATAGGACTACTGCCTTACGATAACGAGTAAACAAGTCTCTACAAATTCAAAAAAAATAGAAATATGAGAAACAGATGCCAAGAATCATTGTTTATCATAATATGATACTAAACTCGTCTAAGATTCCCTTACGTTATATGTTTAACAAAGTAAAAAAGGAAATCACTTTGGTCGCCATTATTGGCTTAATCTTTAATGCCTTTACTTATGTATTGGAAGATAGGCTTCCCGATATGCCATTGGGGGTTCCTGCATTTTTAGGAACAGCGATATCGGTTTTATTATCTTTCAAAATGAGTCAATCCTATGAACGATGGTGGGAAGCCCGAAAGATCTGGGGCGCTATTGTCAACGATTCTCGGTCACTTGTCATCCAGTTACAGGGCTATCTTGATGCCGAATATGCAAGCGTTATAAAGGAAATAGCATACAAGCAGATTGCTTGGTGTTATGCATTAGGGGATTCTCTTCGCGGTCTCAATCCTCTTGCTAGACCATTGGAACTGACACAGGATGAAATCGATTTACTTCAACACCATAAAAATGTGCCATTGGCAATCACCCAATTACAGGCACTCACGATCAAGAAATTATCAGAGAAGCAAGCTATGCACGAGTTTTACCGTGTTCAGTTGGATCAGACCTTAGTGCGTCTGGTAGATGCTATGGGTAGGGCCGAACGTATCAACACTACTGTTTTCCCAGTTACTTACCGGCTTTTCCTGCACGGAGCGATATATCTTTTTTTAATCACTTTATCGATAGCCATACAGGATGTAAGTCCGATTTTCGAGATTCCACTATTAGTTCTTATCGCAGCCTTGTTTTTCCTTGCTGATAAGACAGCATATAATCTTCAGGATCCCTTTCGTAATCGACAAAGTGACACACCAGTAACCGCCATAGCCCGGAACATCGAGATCAATATTAAGCAATTGCTTGGAGAAGAAGATATTCCAGAGCCATTGAAACCAAAGACATTTTTTATTCTCTAGTTTTTTTGGTAGAAAAGCAGTTTATTATCAGTATATTAAAGAAAGGGTTAGGAATTACAATTGTTTAGTTGAAGGTGAGTTTAATCAGTGAAAAAGATATCTTTGAATCCTACATGATCATAAATCTGAGCAACTCCCATTATATAAAGATAAGTAATGGGAGTTGTTATTTCATTTATTGTATTGATTTATAATTTAACTTTTATCTGATAAATTCTAGTTTCCTCTTCCCAGGGATGGTATCCCTGACCAATATAGTCAAATCCTAATTTTTCATAGTATCCGATATGGTCCGTGCAGAGATTTAAATAGGTAAAACCAAAATTTCTTGTATCTGTTTTTGCTCGATCAATGATTAGGTTGCCATAATTGTGGCCCCTATATTTTTCATCAATAAATAGTGCGCAAAGCCATGGATATAAATCCATTCGGCTAATGAAATCGTTTGTAATCAATCCTGCACAACCGATTATTTCATTTTCTTTCTCTAACAAATACCATTGAGGTAATGGTTGTTCTGCGTCTATACAATTTGTTATGCAATCTTCATAAATAATTGGTAATACTTCAGACCAACTGTTTTGTAAGTATTGTATGGCTTTCTCCTTATATTCTGGATTTTCTCTAACAGAAATTACGTTCATTTGTTTGATTTTTATGATAAACAAAGAGTAGCATAGCTATCCTTTAATATGCTCTATTGATGTTGTTCGTTCGATAATTTTACGAGGATACTATTTATATTGTAGAACTAGAAAAGATTTCTATTTAATTATCAGTTTTTTTAATATTTCTTCCTTTAAGGCTCCGTTTAAATAAGACCCTATTTCTATTCAATAGATCATTATAGTGGGGCAAGTTTAATTATATTTTCCGTTAAAAAAAAGAAATCAATTGTAGAGAATTGCAGTAATGAACGAATTTCAGTAAGTGTCAGTTCAATTGTTTGACTTCGATTTTAATTAGAGAGTTAATACATTGAACATTAAAAAGGACTGTAAATACCACTTATCAGCAAATTATCGATATCAAACATATTGCTTCTTACGAAAGTATAGAAAGCATATATAATATGCGTTATTTTACAGGAAGACTATATGTCGCTTATAGCCGGATCTGAAGATAGTACAAGAAAACAGTTAGAGATAATTCAGGAGCAATACGGTATCGAAATTCGTAAATTTATTACCTATTCAACTAACTTCGTCAAATGGATCATCATCTTCCTACTTTTGTATGAAAAAACTAGGAAGATGATATTATAAATCCAATTTTGTTGATGCAAAATGATCTAATGCCAATCAAAGTAGCAGTGTTTACACTGTCTTGCTAGCGGAGTTCTTGCCAACTTGCCACATTTTGGGCAATTGTTAAAAGTAATTTGTGAATGATGGTGAGCCAAGATACGTTCGGCAGTATTTTTATAAAATTTTTCCGATCCATCACGGATGAGTGATAAAGCTATACGATCTTTAGTAAGCCAACCAGTTTTAAGGTAGATCTTCTTCATTTTATCCAAATCCTTATTTCCTTCAAGTTTCAATAATGAATGTATATGCTTATAAGCTAATTTCTCATGTGGAGACATCAGATGAAGATAATGGGTAATTACATAGTTTTGAGTATCTTGATCTATCATAATTTTAAACATCAATTACCATCTAGTGTGGAGGTTATTATATTATAATTAATAGTTAGCAGGTTGATTGAAAAAACACCATTACATTTTTTGTTGTTTCCTTTCGATTGGATCCTACGCATTTTCAATGATTTGTCATTGGTAATAGCGATAGTTAAATAATGAATATAAAAAAAGGAAATAAGTTCTTTTTTTATTTGACAAATACATTTATCTAAAATCATATGATAGGCTTCTATATGGTCTGTAAATATAATAAGGAATAATTAATAATCCGCAAACATCTCCAAATAAAACAAGCTAAAAATAATAGTAATTATATGCTAATATAGTTAGTTTTATTATCTATCTTTGAATATTGAATAAGGATGAACACTATATAAGATAATCGGTTGCTCAATATTCTTACGTGTTCATCCTGTTCAATATTGGATTAAAACAGGGGAAGTTCTATAATTAATCTATTAATTTTAAAAGCTAAACAGATGAATTTAAAGCAAATACAACAAGAATATATCACTAAACATCCTACAGCTGTAAAAGTAAATACTAAAGGAAAAGCTCAGTTATCCTTTCAACAGGTTGCTGGCATCCGTGAGTCCGCTTTTAGTATTTCCAAGCTATTTACCATTAGCGAAGGCGAGCAGGTGATTAGACAAGGTTTTGCTCGTTGGCCAGATATGATAGCAGGAGAGTTGGAGTTACTCAACAAGAGATTGGTGGATTAGTAATTAATTCACCTTCTTTGAACCTTTCTTAGGCGTGCATTTGTTATAAATTAAAATCATTCATAGCCGGCATATTGATTTCCTTTACACAACTAGCATTAGAAGTTGATATGATAAATTTCAATGCATTAATCACATCTTGTAAAGGAATTAGGTTTCCATCAGTTTTTTCTATTACAGTTTCTATACTTTCACCATTGTCAAATTCGGTTGCTAAATAACCTAAGTTTAATATGGAAACCCCAATTTTATACTCACGAAGATTCTCTCTCAATGAATGTACTATACCTCTTAATGCGAACTTAGTCGCGGCAAAAGTTACTTCTTTTCCATTATTGTTATCTAGTCCCCAAGTTGAGCCAATTAGAATTATTTTGGCGTTGTCAGATTGTTTTAAATTTTCAATTACTGATTTAATATTCAAAATACAGGATGTGATATTTGTATTTATCAAAGTAGATATTTCTGATTCAGAATTTTCTTCAAAACTATAGCTTTCTGTAAAAGCATTACTTTCCCATATTCCAACATTATAAATGAAGTAATCTACTTTTTTATCCCCTACATTCGCTTTTATAATCTCTGACGATTTTTTTGGGTTTGACAGGTCCGTGCTAATCCACTTGATATTCATTTTTTCGTGTAAATAGTCTGGTTTACTTCTTGAAATTCCCAATACTTCATCATTTTCATTGGGTAAGCATTTAGTAATTGCTTTTCCCAGACCTTTACTTATTCCAAATATTAAATAAGTTTTTATTTCCGCTTTCAAATTCTTCTACTTTTAAGGATGATCTCCGTCTTGTCGCACCATTGTATTCAGATGTACTTGGCAGTGCGGACGGTTTTGACTAAAATACAAAATTTAAATATAAGAGCTTCACTTGAAAATTTGCATAACTGGATCCAATTGAATTATCTTTTTTCAATTGCACATCTACCGATGAAATGTAGAGTATCATTAGAGGAGATTCGTATTAACTTAAATAAAATTTATGGCTCAGATTATAATAGATCACCAGCAAATCCAGTATAATTCTTAATAGAACATTTATCAAACTTACCTGAACCTGGGGGAGCGATAACGTGTAAATGTCCATCAGTTAAATGATTGTCTAATTCGTCAAGCACACGTTGTTGGTATTTTCTCCAACTGTATTTAAATTTTATGTCTTTAGGATATTCTGTCCATGTATCGGTAAGTTTTTAAAAGCCGTAGTATGAAATATTATTGTCCAACGTTATCTGTCCTAAGTTTGTTCAGTAATTCAGTTGGCGCATAGCCATAGTGTTTTTTAAAGGCGTATGAAAAGTGCGACAGGTTCTCAAAGCCTGTTTCATAACAGACATCAATGGGACGTTTCTGTTTTTCCGTAAATTGGTAATGCGCCAGTTCTAGCCTTTTTTGAGTGAGCCAGCGTTGTGGCGTTGTATGGAACGCTTTGCTGAAGTCTCTTTTAAATGTCGTCAGGCTTCTTCCGGTCAGGTAACCGAATTTTGCAAGAGGAAGGTTAAACATAAAGTTTTTCTCCATATATCCGGTCAGATCAATTTTTCCAGGTTCTTCAAAATTAGCCAGTATATGGTCTATGCTTTTATCAATTACCCTTAGAATACTAATGGCTTCTGTTATTTTTAATGTTGCAATATGTTCTGGTAGTTCTTTGATATCAAAATACGGAATCAGGGAAGACAAACAACTTTCCAATAAAGGATCATTGCTAAAATGATAAATTTTAGGCGACTCTAATGTTTTGGAAACTACATCCAGATGGGCATAAAAATCCCTTAATCTTGCAGTGGTCAGATGCATCACGACTGTCTTATGTGGTTTCCCGTCTATTGGATAATTGATGATGGTGGCTAACTGGTTTCTAGGAATAAGGAAAATATCGCCACCTTTAAACACATAATTGGCATCCGCTTGGACTATTTTTGTCTCACCTGAAATGAACCAGATCAACATGTGGTGCTCAAATAAAATGTCCGATTTAAAAAACTTATCCTCGTAACAAGAAAGCTTGAGATCATCCGTTATGTATTTTGCTTCGTATTCCATCATCGTTTCTTATTGATTTTCCTAAGGGAAAAGATTACCTTAAAAATAAAAAATATAATTAATTTTTTTTGTAAAAGGCGGTATAAATTTTTGTTGATAGTAATAGACAGATGGTGTTCTACCGTTCTTTTAAAATTTTCTACCGCCTTACGATTATATTGATTATCTCCAGCTAAATGACAACGATCTTATCTTCTAGCGCCTTCATATCTTTTACTTCGGTTTTAAATTATAGGAAAAGTGATACCGCTGGTTTCTTCACTCCATTTCCATAGTTGTTTGGCATTATCCTCATCCAGAGCGTATTGTTTTACTCCCGAAGATATTCCGCTGTCGGATGCCAGCGTGGCAATATCTGCATCTTCACAGTACACGCCTCCTATATTATCGAGCAACGACGTAGTCGCACACCATACTGTAGTTGCCGCCCCCTGCGGGATGGTTTTGAGTGAAGCCAATACCTCGGGAAGCATATTTCCCTTTTCATCCATAAAACCCATTTTTATAAACAGGTCCAATGGAGCTTCCCTTCCAAGTTCTGTCCCAGCTATAGAACCCGGATGCAGGCTATATGCTCGTACATTGAATGCTCTAGCTCGGTTATCTAGTTCTAGAGCAAATAAGTTGCTTGCAGTCTTTGATTGACCATAGGCCTGTAATGTTTCGTATTCACGGTTTTGAAAATTTGGATCATTGAAATCGAAGGTTCCAAAATGGTGACCGTGCGAAGATACATTAATGACTCTAGCACCATTTGCTTGTTTCAAAACAGGCCACAGTTTTGATGTTAACTGGAATTGGGCAAGATAATTAGTAACCAGCTGCGATTCGATAGCACGGCTATCGTAGCGAAGTGGTACCCACATAATTCCCGCATTGTTGATCAATAGGTGAAGCGGTCTGCCTGACGCTATAAATTTATCTGCAAATGCATAAATGGAAGAGGTATCCATTAAATCCATCTGCTCTATTTCCACTTGGTCAATTCCTTTTAGATTCTGTTTTGCTTTTTCGATATCTCTTGCCGGTACAATAACGGTCGCCCCTGCAAGTGACAATGTCTTGGTCGTTTCTAGACCAATACCAGTGTTACCACCTGTTACGATTGCTATTTTTCCTGTCAGGTCTATACCTTTAATCACGTCTGTTGCTGTTGATTTTGCATTGAAGCCAGAGCCTATTGGTTTTTGTAGTGCTCCCTGATAATTGTATTGTTCCATTTTTTATAATTTTATTTGTTATTGTTGAAACAAATATAGATGGATGATTAAAAGCTAGGTTTGTTCAAACGTCCGAAGTCACTTTGCTTAAAGGTCCACTGTTATTTTTTAGTAGCTTATGCGGAGTTGTATGTTTTTTGTATAACTGCAATCCGGAGCCAGCTCTGTGAAGTTTGCTTCGAAGATCTCTTCGGGATTTTTCAGTGTGCCCTCTCGCAATTATGAGAATAAATTACATGCACTACATAAAAGCCTAATGGACTATTTAAAGCAAAATACCCATAGCCACCGGGCAGACGCTGTTATAGACTTCAGCGTCAATATTGACGAACTCTCGGGCAAAGAAACCCACGATCGTTTATGATCACCGCTATCACCGTTTAAGTCTTTTTTTGTTAAGACTTAACATCAACTCCTCTGCAGAAATTACTGTAGTGTTATTCTATAATATTATCATAACAGTTGTACTAGGAATTGTTTTGAATTTTTTAATTTGGTTATTTTATTTTGTTAATTAGTTGATTATGTGTATATTCATATAACCTTTCATAAAATATGCACACGCAGAACTGCTGTGCTGCGAAGCCTCCCAACCTGGAGGCTTCGCTGTATAGTGTCCTCGTAACTGCTAATGAGGAAGAATGCAAATTTTTTCTTGTGTTGTTTCATAACCTTGTTTTTATTGGACAGATCGAAAGAAATTTTTGCCTTGGACGTTTATTATTCTTTTACTTAAGATGACTTTGACCGATTTCATCCGACCTGCTATAACAAAGTTCAATAGCATTTTTTGTTATTTTTTGGGATTTGTAGCCCTATATTTTGTGAATTTATACCCAATAATTTGGGTATTTGAGCCCTAATTATTGGATAGAAGCTACTTTTTTCTACCGTTTTCCTACTCTTCTTCTGACTTTCTTCTGACCAACTTCTACCTTTTCTTTAGTGCGCTTCGACTGGGCTTCGAGGCTCCTTCGATACAACAGCATGAAAAGTCGAAGCCGACTCGAAGCGCACTCGAAGCCGACTCGAAGCGAGCTGGGCAATAGGTAGGAGTTAGTATGGTGTTGACTGCCGATTGTGATGGAACGATCTATACTAACATCCATTTTTTTGCTTTCTTTTGCCTTGTTCGGTCGGATGTAGGTCAATAACATGATGCCGATCGGTTTCAAGTCGGTCATTCTTCTTTTAACTATTGATGATTGTTTTGTTGTGTAGTATGTTTGTTATGTCAATTGATAGTTTCTTTCTATAGACCTCAGAGATGAGGAGAAAGATCATGGAGTGAGTACAAGCTTTGGACAAGCTTAAGGCTTTGATTAACACATTTTGGAAAAAGATTAGGTGGGGCACTTTGTTCCCTCTATGCGAGCTTTTCTTTTGGAGATTTGATACAAACTGCTTTGATGGCTGTAGTCGGGACGCTCGTGAGGTATGTGACGAGCTGATTGTTGGGCAAAATAAAGTCAAAAATGAAATAAGGTTCTATTGTAATAGGTTAAAATCAATAAAGGAGATACCCCGTATCTATCTCCTTTGATATTTCGGATTATGAATCAGGATGCTCTGCTTTAAATTTTAATAAATCAAAGCTTTCCCAATTGATTTTACTTTAATGTTGATATATTTTACAATAGGACTTAGTTATATCCTACACCAATAGCTTTTTCTTTATTTTGCTGTTTTTTTCTAATGATTAGCGCAATTACCCAAATTGATATCAAGCAAAGTATTAATAAGACTTTAATAGTGTTCATGTCTGGAAAAAAGTTATTAAGGGAGTGAAACGCAGATACTGCCAATAGAGAATATGTCTGATTGGCAACTTTTCCGATCCCCCAACTTCCAAGAATTAAAATCACAAAAAATAATAGATTTGAGCTTGTGAAATCAAAGTTTAAGTGCCAAACGAACCACAATATGGCTACTATGAAAATATTTAAAATCTCCGGTAATGGCTTAAGCTGTTGCTGCAAAAAACCTCTCCATCCGATCTCTTCTAAGAGACCATAGATTAAAATTGCGGTAATGGCTTCAAATGATATTGTTCCTTTAGTACCATACTCGACACCTAGAATCAGTACAATAGGTAATGTCCAATATAAAAGAAATGGGGTAAGTATATGACCATAGTTTCCCTTTAATGTCAGAATCGGTTTTATTTTAAATACGGCAAATACCGTTATTGCAGCAATAGTTGGCGATATACCTTGCAGGATAATTTTAATGAAACCGCTTGGTAGATTGCTTAATAAATCAGTTTTATTGGTCAGATAGCGAAGGGCAATTGCGATGATAAAAAACGTCAGAATAGCAAGATAATTAACTTTATTTTTCATGTTTAAAGGCTTTGTTTAGTACCCAAAAATAGAAAGATGATTTCGTTAAAAACTTGACGAAAGTTAAGAAAGTACATTATATGTTCTTTTTTCTAATTCTACTTAAACTTTCTGCAGCAATGCCTAGATAGGAACAGATGATTTTTAGAGGCGTTCTCTGAAAAACTTCTGGACGATCTTGTATTAACTTCAAATACCTTTATGTAGGAGATCGTGTAAGTAGATTTATTTGCTCAGATTGCTTCCTGATAAACATGGCATCAGAAATGGCTTTACCAATAAGTAACCCTGTGCTGGATCTGGTGTATAATGCATGGAGATCGTTGTAGCTGATCGACCATACGTGTGATTCTTCTAAAGCTTGTGTTTTTATAACAGTTGGAGACTGGGTCAGAAATGAGAGATAGTCACTGAATAATTGTTCTTCGTAATAAAGGTTAATGCATACGTCTTTTTCATCTGCCAAAACAAAGTGAGCAACTGAACCACGGATTAAAATGTTAATATATTTTTCTTGTTTGTGGTAATCCTTAATTAATTCATTTTTTTTAAATGTGCGAACATGCAGATATTTTGCAAATGCTGTCCAAAGGTTGATATCCGCTTTGTAAAATGGATCAAATATTTCTTTTACTCGTTGAGGTGTTGGCTGTTCCATCAATAGTTTTTGGCTTATACGGTATTATTAAATGAATAATAGCATCATCTTAATTCCTTTCGTTGCTGACGATCATATTTTTATACTCCTCTAATTTAAGGCTTCGCAAGTATGACCTAGTTTTTCAAGGCAGATGCTGCTGCTGTTATTGGCAATTACTACATTTTTGATCCTCAAGATATTGTCACAGTCATCAAGATCGAAATTGATTTTATAGCCTGGATTTTCTTTGGATAGAATGACAGATTGAAGTTCTGATTCAATTTTGTTTGTTACATTTGTTTTGAATATCTGTACCATAAAAGTTGGAACGTTTTGTATAAGCAAATCTATAAATTCATTTCACATTTTGGATGTAAAAAAGTATTGACACGGACAAAACTGAACTTGAAGTTTAGATTGTACAATAATGGGTATAAGGGTTTCGAGCCGTAAATTTTGATTAAGCTGCCATAGTAATCGTCTCCAGTAGTATCTTAGCAGTACCTTAATAAATACGAATAATACGATCTTTTTATCGACCCTTAAATACGATCTGAATGAATAACA is a window encoding:
- a CDS encoding beta-lactamase family protein codes for the protein MKIIKPLHITFIFATLVTTVFAQTSKELQEEITKVESGLIPPVRFEGESSWDIVSRMKFYDVPGVSIAVIKNSKVIWSKTYGYADLESKTAVSANTLFQVASMSKPVSAYAALKEVELGRLDPEMDVNTYLISWKVPDNEWTKTKKVTLKNMLSHTAGFTVSGFPGYTIKDPIPTAVQVLNGEKPSNTPMVFVDKIPSTNFRYSGGGYTVMQQMLVDIEQKDFTTIMREKVLLPLHMKNSTFAQPLPPSIAQFAATAYSADGKRVEGRYHIYPEQAAAGLWSTAEDYAKFVIDIQNTLSGKSNVIISKKTAEQFTSPFIQSFIGLGIFLENYDGEMYVSHGGWNEGFSSSFIGSKTSGDGVVVLTNTNKPLFINELVRSVALTYSWPNYMAPAHKILPLTQQDLNSYLGRYKYDQYGFIKVYKENGKLMAVQNLNDPTELIKVGENTFAMRDWNFKVSFVQDTISGKKELIQTLADQTIRSKNPKLVKDEIVPLELILEGHFEKALQAYQRAKKEDSNHEQLSEGFLNSMGYVLLHRNKTDQAIDLFRVNTHLYPNSENAYDSLGEAYLKAGNKNKAKQSYQQLIKINPKNERATQVLQTL
- a CDS encoding bestrophin family protein, giving the protein MFNKVKKEITLVAIIGLIFNAFTYVLEDRLPDMPLGVPAFLGTAISVLLSFKMSQSYERWWEARKIWGAIVNDSRSLVIQLQGYLDAEYASVIKEIAYKQIAWCYALGDSLRGLNPLARPLELTQDEIDLLQHHKNVPLAITQLQALTIKKLSEKQAMHEFYRVQLDQTLVRLVDAMGRAERINTTVFPVTYRLFLHGAIYLFLITLSIAIQDVSPIFEIPLLVLIAALFFLADKTAYNLQDPFRNRQSDTPVTAIARNIEINIKQLLGEEDIPEPLKPKTFFIL
- a CDS encoding GNAT family N-acetyltransferase; this encodes MNVISVRENPEYKEKAIQYLQNSWSEVLPIIYEDCITNCIDAEQPLPQWYLLEKENEIIGCAGLITNDFISRMDLYPWLCALFIDEKYRGHNYGNLIIDRAKTDTRNFGFTYLNLCTDHIGYYEKLGFDYIGQGYHPWEEETRIYQIKVKL
- a CDS encoding SDR family oxidoreductase, whose translation is MKAEIKTYLIFGISKGLGKAITKCLPNENDEVLGISRSKPDYLHEKMNIKWISTDLSNPKKSSEIIKANVGDKKVDYFIYNVGIWESNAFTESYSFEENSESEISTLINTNITSCILNIKSVIENLKQSDNAKIILIGSTWGLDNNNGKEVTFAATKFALRGIVHSLRENLREYKIGVSILNLGYLATEFDNGESIETVIEKTDGNLIPLQDVINALKFIISTSNASCVKEINMPAMNDFNL
- a CDS encoding AraC family transcriptional regulator, with product MMEYEAKYITDDLKLSCYEDKFFKSDILFEHHMLIWFISGETKIVQADANYVFKGGDIFLIPRNQLATIINYPIDGKPHKTVVMHLTTARLRDFYAHLDVVSKTLESPKIYHFSNDPLLESCLSSLIPYFDIKELPEHIATLKITEAISILRVIDKSIDHILANFEEPGKIDLTGYMEKNFMFNLPLAKFGYLTGRSLTTFKRDFSKAFHTTPQRWLTQKRLELAHYQFTEKQKRPIDVCYETGFENLSHFSYAFKKHYGYAPTELLNKLRTDNVGQ
- a CDS encoding SDR family NAD(P)-dependent oxidoreductase produces the protein MEQYNYQGALQKPIGSGFNAKSTATDVIKGIDLTGKIAIVTGGNTGIGLETTKTLSLAGATVIVPARDIEKAKQNLKGIDQVEIEQMDLMDTSSIYAFADKFIASGRPLHLLINNAGIMWVPLRYDSRAIESQLVTNYLAQFQLTSKLWPVLKQANGARVINVSSHGHHFGTFDFNDPNFQNREYETLQAYGQSKTASNLFALELDNRARAFNVRAYSLHPGSIAGTELGREAPLDLFIKMGFMDEKGNMLPEVLASLKTIPQGAATTVWCATTSLLDNIGGVYCEDADIATLASDSGISSGVKQYALDEDNAKQLWKWSEETSGITFPII
- a CDS encoding CPBP family intramembrane glutamic endopeptidase, which translates into the protein MKNKVNYLAILTFFIIAIALRYLTNKTDLLSNLPSGFIKIILQGISPTIAAITVFAVFKIKPILTLKGNYGHILTPFLLYWTLPIVLILGVEYGTKGTISFEAITAILIYGLLEEIGWRGFLQQQLKPLPEILNIFIVAILWFVWHLNFDFTSSNLLFFVILILGSWGIGKVANQTYSLLAVSAFHSLNNFFPDMNTIKVLLILCLISIWVIALIIRKKQQNKEKAIGVGYN
- a CDS encoding cyclic nucleotide-binding domain-containing protein encodes the protein MEQPTPQRVKEIFDPFYKADINLWTAFAKYLHVRTFKKNELIKDYHKQEKYINILIRGSVAHFVLADEKDVCINLYYEEQLFSDYLSFLTQSPTVIKTQALEESHVWSISYNDLHALYTRSSTGLLIGKAISDAMFIRKQSEQINLLTRSPT